The genomic segment TGTGGATTTTAATTGTCTCAATAACTCTTGAATCTACATGCTCCTCTTCAGCTGCACCACGGTCCAAGATACTCATTAATGGCTACAACTGCTACAAGATCCTTCTAACTGAGCTCCTCACACCTACCTCCACCCACTGACCACCTTTCTCCAGGATACAGCAAAGTGAGCTGTACAAAATTCCTGTCTGATTACACAAGTGCTCTCTGCAAACTCTTCAGTAACTCCGTGAGGCTCTTAGGATGAAAAACAGATTTGTTAACATAGCCTATGAGGTCCCTGGGGTCTAAGTGCTGCCCGGCTCCCAGCACATCTGGCCTGCCTGGCCTTCTCTTAACGCCTTTGAAGTTCCAAAGTGCCTTCCACCCTCCTCACACACACCATTCACTCTGCCTGGAAAGATCCTTCCCTACTGTACTCCTATCTCCCTCCCACTTTACCACTTTAGTTCCTACTCATTTTTCATCTCAATTCAATGTCACTTCCTCAAGAATGTCTTAGTTCTGACTCCTTAAACTAAATGATGTTCCTCTGTTAAATAGTTTCAAAGCACCTTATTACTTTCTTTCAATGACTCAATTtgtaattatacatttatttgtgtgcCCATTTGATTAATTCCCACTCTTTCTACTATAACCTCCATGTAAGCAGGACTGTGGCCATTGTTCTCCCAGGACCTAGCACACAGTAGACCTCATAGGTATTTGCTAAGTGAACACGGTGCTGCAATACCAAACCCAGttcccagctgctgcctggtGTTCCCAGCCATCTAAGACCTGCCTCCCAACCCAATCAAAGCTTCTCTCATGAGATTCAAGAGTGGGTCTCCCTGTGTGCCTGGTCTACTGGTTCACACTCAGTGAAAGCATGCCAACTGCTGGTACAGGTAGAAGAGAGAGCAGCTGGGACCGAGGTACAGGAGGCGGGATGCATTTTGAAGGGCAGGGTAATGTCAAGCAGGAGAAAGGTCTGGTAAAAAATGCATTGGAGGCAGATAGTGGGGCAGAGGTCTGGGATAAAGGTCATGGTCCCTGGGTGAAGAGGGACACACATACCAACAGGTTTAGCAACAGGCACATTCCCCAGGTAATAGACTTGGAACTTTTGTACCAACTCATTCTTAGGCGCTGGGAATTCCACTGTGGGAAAGAATGGGAAGATCAGTCATGGTAGCAGATCTTGCTCACTCCCAGTACCCACCACCACGGCATAAGTGGGACATGtacccagccctgccccacctccactCCTTCCCCCTGCCTCCCTTTCACTGAAGACCCTCTGCTTATTTGATACAAAGAATTTAGTCCCCATGTGTCCATCCTCCTATCATGTTTCTACAGTAGCTAGTGCCTCTTCCTGGGCCATCATGCTACCTTTGCCAACAAAGCTGAGCTGGACCTGCTGGGGTTGTGACACTGACCTTGGAAAGGGACATCTACAAGTTTTGAGTGGTCCAGGGAGAGTCCATTCACCAAGCAGCGGGCACTGCGTCGTTCGGCCATGATCTGAGGAAGGGAGGTGTGGAGCAGAGAAACGAGGGAGGTCCGTTAGGGCTTCGCTGCCCCAGAGCCCCTGGCCCCATTCTGCCCCACCCACATCCTTGTCGAGCAAACTGGGCAGCTAgtccagggagcagagggggccGTGCCTTAGAGCAGATCTCATGCAGGCTGGTGGCGATGTTCTTGGCAGGCGCCTCACAGCGGAACACGTGGCACTTGAGCATCTGGGTCAGCTTATCACGGGCTACGTAGGCAAAGTCCCTGTTGGGGGAGGGGCTCCTCAGTGTCTCCCACTGCCACTGAGTGCTAAGCctcgcccccaccccacccacaccctcCCTAGCCATCACAGCTCCTCCAGGGCTTCTGCTCTCAGGACAGTGTCCCCAGGTGCTGCCTTCTGGCTGGAGGGGAGACAGGCAGGCATGCCAAGGTGGAGATAATGGGGTGAGCACGGTGGGCAGGAATAGAGGATGTGGGTGCTTGGAGGCATCGGGACCCGGTATGGGAAGAACGGTCACCGTAACTCAGGCATAGTACCTCTCTCTGGGTCCGGCAGCACAAGAGAGGCAAAGAACAGAGTTAGGGAGGAGGGCCCCGATCTGACTGCTGGATGAGCCCCCACCCTAGGatcccaggccctgctcccaCCTTCCACTGTCCCTCCCGACGCCCCACACGCGAATGCTGACGATGGGCTGGGCATGCAGCAGGGCCTGACTCTGTGGCTCCACCAGCTTTAGTGTCTCGTCCTCCAGCTGTAGCAGCAGATCCTTTCCCTGCAGGCCCAGGAAGCAGGCACTCAGTGGTGTCCCAGCTGGGAAGGTGGCTGATCCCCCTGCCTCCAGCTCCAGGGAGGTCAGCCACAGTTGTGGCCCTTGGGTGTTGACTCACCTACCGACCCAGCAGGCAGCACTCTCATAGGGGCCATACCTGTTGTTCCTTATGTGTGACTCCTTTTATTATCCCTGTGACAGTTAGAAACCATCTCCCAGGCCTCAACTTGGGGTCACCGCCCATCTCACAGGGATGTACTTAGGGAGGGTCAACacttcccttccccagcccccagatGGGTAGCTCAGCTGAGCCATCTCTCACagctcccttcccttctcctctgtACCACACCAGCCAGCTCAGGCTCtcacctccccccaacccccggCCATGGGGTCGTGCAGGTTGTTTTTGTGGTAGGAGAGCTGACGGATGCAGTTGTTGACTGCCACGCTGCTGCGTCCAGGGGCCAGCTCCTCCTCAGTCATCTCCACCCAGCCTAGGGAGCACACGGCGAAACACTGCCAGACACAGGGGGTGGAGGACGGGAGGGAGAAGTTCTCAGCTAAAACATGAGAGTTGCCTGCACAGCACACAGGGGGTTTTGCAGAGACCAGAGGAGCTCCTGGTTCAGAATATGGCAGGTGGGAGAGGGTTCTGAGCTTAAACTGAGAAGCTCCCCAAACAGGATATAATTGGTGGGAAGAGAGATCGTCTCAGAGGAGACCCCTGCTAGTAAAAGGGAGCACGTGAGCCAGCCTGGAAGGGCGGCCTGCCAGGCCACAGGGCTAGCTGAGTTAGAAGCTGAGGGGCATCTGGCTCAGACCCAAGGGTCTATGCTGAGCCTAGAAGACCTCCTAACTCAGGACCTGGGGAGCTGTACTGAGGCCAAGATGCTTCCTGGAACATGACAGGGAGGCTCTCCTGCACACCAGTGGGCCCCTGGGGAATGGGCATTGGTCTTGAGCAAACCTTGATCCCTGGGCTGGCACTCCGTGGGGGcagcttctcctcctcctggggcaAAGGCTCTGGGCTAGAGGCAGAGGTTAACACTTGGCACAGGCCCCTAAACAGAGAGTTGTCCCAAGACCCCTTCCAGCTAGATCCATCCCACTGTGTCTCACCTTCCCACTCACCTGAGGCTCTGAGCCGGGAAGGGCAATGTCCCCACCTCAGGGTCCTTCAACCCCAGATCCATTGGGGCCTCCTCACTGGGTTCATCCTTGGGAAGTGAGGAGAGGAATCAGGACCAAAATGATACCCTCTTCCAGCTTCCCCACTGTGAGGGGTAGCCTCCCCCTCACTCACCTTCCAAAATTCTCCATCCTCAAAGCCTTCTCCATGGGCAAAGCCTGTCCAGGTGAGCTAGGAGGAGGGATGGGAGCAATGGACAGGTGGCTCATCTGGCTCCAGCAGCACCACTCCTCCCCGACTGGTCTAAAAACAGCAGGCTTATATGCCTCACCTGGGACTCCTCTCGGGGGCTGCTCCCCTGTGAGGGGGAGGCCCGGCCTGGGGGCTCCCACTGGGTGGTGCCCGTTGGGATGTGCCAGTAGTAGGTTCCTGAGGTGTCCTGGACCCTCATCCATCCAGCTGGCAGGTCGGAATCCGTCTCGAAGGCGTTAGGGTTCCAGAAGGAATCTGCCAGGTGGGGGACTCTGTGAGGGTCTCCCTACCCAACAAGCAGAGAATGGGTGCTTATGCCCAGTGTCCACCCTCAGATTCTATGGTTAagaaggggtgtgggaagggctccAGCACAAGGTCCCTGCTTCCTTCTATAGCCTGCAGTCTGGAGTCACAGCATGGGGCCACAGCATGCGACATGGCTCAGGTTGCCTCCTGAGCCTGGCTCCTGGCTAATGTGGCCgcacagagggaaggaggaagccagagagaaggaaggaggttgGATGGCCCCAACTGACCTCCTGTCATACATATCCATATTCCAGGCAGACACACACATGCCCTCAGACACACAACATGTACAGCCCTAGTACACACCTGTGCAGCCACTGCAAACATAGGGTGTGTACACTCAGAAAATACCTGCACAGATGGCAAGTGTCACATACAGGTGCACATGTATGAGCCGGGGAAACACACCAACTCCAGCCATACACTAATGCAGACACGATACCCAGAAGTGAGCACATACACAGCTATACAAAGCAGCCCCTCCACATACGTGTACAGAGACCACACCCACAATGACACCCAACACGTGTGGGTAACACAGATAGCGAAGGTACATTCAGACACACAACATATGTCAACCTCTGCCACATGTGTGCCAACATGACAGACACACCCCTGACCTTGGCCACACACAGATGCAGGCAACAAACATTTGGTGTACATGCACATGCACTGCACACCTGTGACACGcacccctcctccccatgcaGAGCCACTCTGGCCCTGTAGCTGGGCTCAcacctcctctgcctttgctCTCCCTGCCAGCCCCGCCCCACATTGTGCCCACCCCATGTGGCCCCTCACCTGGGCTGCTGTCCTGCAGGATGATGGCCAGGAAAAAGTCCTGGGAGAACATGGCGCTCgttcccagcccctcctgccgCCACCCGCCCTCCTCACAGCCCCTCCAGCCCAGCCAGCTGGGCTCACAGCCTGGTGCTGGGCTGCAGAGAAAAGCTCATCCCGCCCCCTTCTCACCAGGGCAGAGCGCCTGCCAGGCAAGAGCCTCCCCCGCCTGGAGCTCACTGGGAGGGGCCAGGACCACCACAGAAGGGGACCTCCTTAGGTTGGGGATGGGGGCCTCATGagaccccagcccttcctgctCACATCTCTTCTTTCTAATCCCAGTGCCCCTCCCCCAATCCTGAATCTCCATCCCACCCCTCAGCAGTCACCTCAGTGTCAGTCAAGCCCAGCTTTAAGGACATCAGGAGGCTCAGCCCCTCAGGAATACTCCAGCCACCTGGGGCCCTGTGAAACCTAGAGCTCTCAGCACAAACAGGGTGTGGCCTCAAGGCTCCAGGGATCCCTCCGCTGCCCAGAACCTGTGGAGCAGTCTGAGCCCAGGAGTGGACCTTGAGGGCTGGGCCCCAGCAAGCTTGAGGCTGGGCTTTGGGCTCCCCAGCACCAACCCCCCTCACCTGCCGGGGCCCAGCTAGGCTGCAGCGTCTCCTCGGCAACCGCAGCACCAGGACCGGCTGGGAGTGCCCGGCCTGCTGACGTGCTTCCCGTTACCAGGGAAACCAGGAATCCTGACTGGTCCAAGAGGCAGCACTGAGGGACAGGCAGTCCCCAGATCCAGGCTGCTGGGCAACCAGGCACcagaggggctgggagtggggaggcTCCACCACGGCGGCTGCACACCTGATGTGAAAGCTATCTGGGCAAGGTGCCTCACCACCGTTGCCTTCCAGATAAGCTGGGCCACAGAGGAGGCACCCTTCTTGCCCAACTAGCTGGCTAGGTAGCCATTCCGCCTCTTCCCCCACCTTTGCCTCACCTCACCTCAGGCCCTGGGGAATTAGAATGCCAGCTCCTCCCTAGAGGCCCTCCATCGCCTCAGCGCTCTCCCACCAGACCTTCCAGGAACACCAGCACCTGGGGCAGCCCTGCCCTCACAGCTGCACCCATCTTCATGAAGGGTCATACACCTCTCAGATCTGGGGATCAATTTACCATCTTCCAACAGCAATTCATCTGCCACCTGTCAGCCTGCACCTCCTGCTTCAGAGAGCTCCATCCTCTGCTCTGTCCTGGAGGGGCTGTCCTCCCCACCTGACCATCTGGGATGCCCTTCTGGAGCCTGGCACATCTCCCTCCAAGCACAGCCTCCTGGGGCCTTTGCTTCCACAGGAATGTACACCTTCACTCTTGCACCAATTCATTCAGGCACTCACACACAAATTCAACGGTTCTTGTAtcactcatccatccatgcatccatccctGTCTGCCTTTGTGGCTAAGCCAGATGCAGTCATTCGCTCAAGAGTCAGGGAATCATGTAATGCTCTCCCCTTTTCTCCAGCCCCATGTCACTACTGTAATCCAGGCAACTGGTATTTTTACCTGGATCATTGCAACAGCCTCACCAGAgctcttcctcctccagccccatctcCTGGAGTGATTGTTCCAAAATGCTAAACTACTCTCTACATTAACACTCTTCACTGTTTTCTCCTGGCCCTGAGGATAGAACCTAAATGTCTCTACCCAGTGTGTATGCTGTTGTGAGCCCCTAACCAGCTCTCAGCCTTATCTCGGCCTACCCCCAGCTATCATGTCTCTCCCCCTGCTTGGGACATGCCCCTCATCCTCTCCAGGCTCCCTCCCCTCCATCTTCACCTTGCTGTCACTCACTCCTCCTTCAGACACCAGTGTATGGGTCACTTCTCAAAACTGACCCACCTCTtttcccaccacacacacaggcAGGGTTAGGGCTCCCTCCAGTACCCCCATTTCAGGGCTCAGGACACTGATCATAACTGCCTGTTTATTTCTGTCTCCCCAGAGACTGTGAGTGCCACGAGGGCAGGAACATCTGTCCCCTGTGGTATGCATTCTCTGCATTTAGGACAAGGCCTGGTACCAAGTATGAACCCAAAGCAGGTAgtaaagttcattcattcatcattcaatCATGAACTTATACATTCAATCAACAACTTTGTGAAGACCCTAGAGTGGGAAGGAGAAAACAGTATTTGCTCAGTTCTACCTCATTACTACAGCAGCATACACTTCCTGTGGCCTTCAAGTTATAGCGAAACAATCACAAAGGAGTAAGCAGTGACTCGACCCCTCCCTAGGCTGGCCCTACGCCACTACCCTCAATTTCCATGGCCTCCTCCAGAGAACGATCCCAGGCCATCCTCCCACCATGCTGAtgccctggctcaggctgctgccagGACACAGCATAGCCTTCCCAGTTCTTCACCAGTTCTATCCTGCTACTCCCAGAAGGCTCATAGGTGTGGTCCCCACAGTGACCTTCCCAAAAACCCCTGAGCAACCAGGTCCTCCATTATTTGGCCTCTGACTCACACCCCCCAGGGCAGAGGTTATAAACTAGCAACCTACAGACCAACGTAAGCCTCAAATTGATTTTGTGTGGCCTGCACACTGCTTTTTAAAGAGCAGACACAGTGTTAGCATCTATAAATTAGGATATTTCATTCAATGTCTATAGTTTTCTGTTTCCCTTGAAAAGTGACACGATTGGCTCCATTTCATCTACATTCTCCCCATGCAACCCTGTAAATAACCAGCTGGACTGGAGTAGTAGCTGTTCCCTTTAAAGCGGGTCTAGGCAATGACCATGGAAGGCACTGACACAAAAAAGAGAGACAAGATCAGACTTTGCCTTTGAAAGAAGTACTCAATACCACTTATGGAGTGTTCttgcaaaaataaaatgcaaaaaaactgTCAAATCTGAATTTGATCAAGGTGCTAGAACTACCCATGTACAGGAAATCCAGAGGGAAAATATGCTCAGCACCACCACTGAGAGATAGTCTGCAAATCCAGACTATGGGAAACACAGACAAATAAGTGTTTTCAattaaacaaaacccaaaaaatcTGCAAGCAAAAATAGACAGGCATGGAGGAAAAACATAGATCAAAAGAAACTTTAAGAGACATATTAGCCATTGAAAGGTCTGGCCTATTTGGGTATGGACTCAAACAATGAAAACTTCTTTAAAAGGCTGGTGTCAGGGGGAGGTACATTTCTTAGACAACTGGGAAAATGTAAACATTGACtggatatttgatgatattaaggaattatagCTAACTTTTTGTAGGCATGATAATGGTATTGTagagttttaaaaaaggattttatctttttagaaaaacatgggcaaacaATTATGGATATAGTTGTTTCAATGACCTAGGCTGGGGCCCGGGAGTAGCTAAGGTATAGATGCAGCATGGTTCGCCATGGGCTGATAATCATTGAAACTGGGTCGTGGGTAAACCAAACTCATTATTCTATTTTTCTCCACTTtactgtatgtttaaaaatgtccagaatagcTTTTTGAAAAGGGATGGTGTATTGCCCTGGCTCTCAAAGTCCCAATATCTTTTCTCTGCCCTGACAAAGCAGCTTATGTTTATTCTTTCTGTCCTAACTTTCTGCCAATATCCCATTCCTGATAAATAGGATACAGAATGGAATCCTTGCCTGCCCCGCGTGGTGCTCTGCATAGACCTCAGGAGGAGCTGTTGCTCTCTGCAGACCTGGCCCGTTCATGCCTGGTTCCGCGTCTGGCAGCAGGGTGATGCAGGGCCAACATCTTGGGGTTAGACTCAGCCCTGGTTTGGATCTCAGTTTTACTGTGATCTTAGACTGTCTGTGACTTGGGGAAGCTACCAAACCTCTCCAAGCCTCTTTTTCTGTCATCTGTCATATGAGCATAATTAAAGTATCTACTTCACCACATTATTATAAATATGACAGTTCTGAGCACTGCAGTACCTGATAATGGCCCCTTGAATGGGACCATCAAGGTATGCATGATGGATGGGTCTGTCAACTTGTTCAAGATTCTCTGAAAGTAGGGATGGTTTCCTTCAGGAAAACCTGGACATGGCCTGCTGAGGACTGAGGACATGTACTGAGTGACTCACACCCAGACTGGCCCTGACCGCTATTTGGAGAGGAACGATCTCTGCCCTCTTGCCCTCCCAATTCTCCATGTCAAGCTCCACAAGGTACCTGTGTCCTCCGGGGAGCCATAGGAGGGGCTGCCCTGGGATAAGGTAGCCCAGCTTGAGTCCTCGTCACTGGCTGCACTGTTCCGCATGCCAAACAGGAGGCTGGCGCTCTTGCTGTGCTCTCGGGGGCCGTCTGCAAGGGCCTGAGGCCTAGGGGGAGCCTCCGTAATCTCCAGGGGCTCAGGCAGCCCTGGGGGAGAAGAcaagtcctcctcctcctcctcctcatcctcttcctcctcctcctcagcctccccTGCTGCCTTCTCTTCACCCTCATCCGGGCCCTGCTCTTGGGTGCTGATGATCAGGCCGGGTCCTCGGAGCCCTCGGTTGGCTGCATTGTGGGCAGAGAGCTCCAACTCAGAGTACAGATGCATCAGGCCTTTGGGGCCCAAGGGTGCCGTCTCAGGCTCCTGGCCAGCGTCCTCTACCAGGGTTAGGGTCACGTTGCGGTTCTGGTCACGGTGGGCTGTGGCTGCCCGCCGGAGCTGGTTCTGGCCCTCCTTTAGCCACTTGGCATTGGCAGGGCCTGGCTCGGGCCCACCGCCCTCCCCCATGGCGCTGCGCAAGTCCTTGGGGCCCACAGCCGTGGTCTGTAGCTTGGCGttgagcagctggttgtgggcaGCGTGCAGGGGCAAAGGCAGGCTCAGGGCAGGGCCGCCGTGGCTGTTGGCATTAATGGCCAACTGGCTCAGTGATGACGGAACAGACATGGCCTTGACAGAGCCTGTGGGTGAGAAGGGTACACCAAGCTAAGCCTCAAGGTCAGGATAGGAGCACCCCTCTTCTGCCCCAGGGTGGCTCCCTGCACCTCCTCACCTCCCTTACACTCAGCACACACTGCTCTGTGTCCAGTGAGCTATCTTCCCATGGGAATGACTGGGCTTAACTCCTGTCCACCCCACCATCAGCCCCTCAACTGCCCTCCCCATCacaggcccagcccagcctgaAGTCCACCGCAGCTCCCAGTCCCCAGCCCTGACCACCCTGGGATGGCACAGTCAGTCCCTACTCGGCCCTCACTCCGACAGCAGAGCTCGCACACAATGGCTCTCTATGCGTCCCACCCCCAGTTCATCCGGCCGGGGCTTACTGTGCCAGGAACACAGCTGGTGTGGGACTGGCTCGTGTGTGCTGGACACTGGACACTGACTACCCCCTTCCTCCTGCCACACTGCTAGCCACAGCCCATCACACTCCCAGGCTGTGTTCCGATCATCTTAAATCACTGTGTAAGCAGCTCCCAAGCCCACCCCTTACTAGGTGCTGTGAGGACAGGAGAGAACAAGCTGCAGACTCAGCCCTCAAGGACAAGGCCCTGCAGAGGCAGGTCACAAAAGAAGGGCCTTTAGCTCCAATTCATGGCTCCTTTGGCCAGTGGAAGCTCCATTTTGGTGACTTTCTGTGAAGTATCTCACCTCGGGCACCAGGCCCTCTGCCAGCCCCCATGCCTGGGTCACTGCAGGAGCCTTTGACCTGGACCTTCTAAACCCTTCAGGTTTTTACCCCAATGTCACCTTTTCAGTGAGGCTTTCCCTgaataccatttttaaaactcCATACCCTCTCCCAGTAATACCTAAGTCTTACCTACCACTTAGCACCATCTGACAAGCTATTTTTATCATCATCactattattattgctttgtTTAATGATTATCTCCTTATGACTATAATTTCAGTTCCATGGTGGTgaggattttgtctttttttcagcACAGTATTCCCAGAGCTTAACACAGTCCTAGCACAGAACAGGAACTCAACAAATGTTGCCTCATTTAATATACGAATCTGTCCTCCCTTTTCCTCCAGGCCCCATTTAGCATCTCATCTTCCGCTTTCAGAAAACACACTTTGGCCCTGTAACTGTCTCAACCACGGCTCATGCTGCCCCAGCCAAATCCCACCTGCCCTCCAGGTGTGGGGTCTCTAGCCCACAGAACAGCCCACCCCCACTGTCCCCTTGGccgcctccttcctccccacaagcCCTTCTTGGATCACCAGCTCCACCGACCTCTCCTTCTAACCCCACTGCCTCAGTGACCCTCCCTCAAGGCCCCTTCACTCTTCCTGACCCTCCACTGCTCTGCTACTCTCCTCCCCGCCCCCAACCCCCACTGTGAAGTGCTCACTCCCTGGACCCTTGCTGGCCGCTCACTGCACAGTGTGTGCTCCCCAGCCAGCCATGACCCCGTTCTCTCCCATCCTGACCCTCCTTGACAGCCCCTGGCATACTGCCCTCCCTTGGTACCCTCCCTCAGACAGCTCTCCTCCCATTTGACCTTTCCCCACAACACACACCTGTCCTCACTGACTACCCAGGGCACACCTTTCCCTCTGACTCTCACTGCACAGTTCTTTCTCCTTGATTTCATCTGAGAGTTCTCTCCCCCGCTCCCCACCAAGGGGTGCTTTCTCTCCTGAGCCCCCTGCCCCAGTTCTCCCTGCCACCTCAGGGTAGCTCTCAGCACTGAGCACAGGTGGCCGGCGAGGTGTTTTAGGCTGACGCAGCAAGGCTCTGCCCTCTCTTGGTGCAGTGTCCGGTGCTCACCTTTCTGTCATTCTAGCTCCTCAGCCCCTAGCACTACGCTCTGTGCATGTctatgaaataaatgaacaacGGTTCCTGTCCATGTGTCTGTCTCATGTGTACCTGCTGGGTTATTCAGTGTGCCTCCACCCAGGCAATGAGAAAACTTGTGGACActggaataaatgagaaaaataaacagctcTGTCTCTACCCAGAACTACAATAATCTTCCAAAAATGGAAACCAGATTGTGTCACTCCTGTTAAAAAGTTAGATGGCTCACCACTGCCATCAGAGTAACATCTGTGCTCATTAGCAGGACATCAAGAGCCTCCTTGAGCCAATCCCTATGGCCTCTCAGGCCTCCCCAAGCACGCTCCCTGCCTCCTTCATACCTTACACTTCAGCTTCATGAGTGTGGCAGGTTCTAGAACGTGCCACACTCGCACAGCGCTGGCTCTTTGTTTACACTGCTTGCTTGGTTTGGAATCCTGTCTCCCTTTGTGAGTACCTCTGCTCATGTTTCAAAACCTGGCTCAGTGGTCACAGCTCCTAAGCAGTCTTTCCTGTTCAGTCCTCTCTCCCCATCCTCAAGTGACCATTCCCTCCTTGTGTCTCACCATACCCAGTACTGCATTCCATCAGAACATCTGAGACTGTCTTATTCAACTTCACACTCCCACTACTAAGGAGCGTGTACTGTGTGTATCTGTCACAGAGTGGACCTTTGGTGTGAGCAGAAGGGACATTCCTCTCACTATGGGGTGACAGGAATTAGGAACTAGTTGGGAATAGACACTAACACAGGCTTGTGTGGCTTCACGGGCTATGGCTGAACAACAGGAGTGTTAGGGAGGGTGCTGGAGAATAATGAAGGGTCCCTGAGAAGGAAGTAAGACCGGCCAGGGGCCCCGGACAGGTGAGGGCTGAGATCTAGGGAAAAAGGGGGAGAGGGAGTTAGCTTAAACCCACATCCTGGCTTGAAGGCTGTTCAATAATGGATTCTCCATGAGTTTCAGGATATGGAAGACCTTGGAAGTCTTCCAAGCTCAAAAGGTCCATGGGATGATGAGCTTCCACTGGCTAAAGGAGCCAGGTTTCTCAGAGGTCAGGCTGGGACCTATCTCCTTAGCACTTGGAAGTGTGATCTAGGAAGGGCATATATACTGTGAAGCTGGAACAGTGAAGAGCCGGGCTGACGtcaggcagccctgcccatct from the Manis javanica isolate MJ-LG chromosome 11, MJ_LKY, whole genome shotgun sequence genome contains:
- the APBB1 gene encoding amyloid beta precursor protein binding family B member 1 isoform X1; its protein translation is MSVPSSLSQLAINANSHGGPALSLPLPLHAAHNQLLNAKLQTTAVGPKDLRSAMGEGGGPEPGPANAKWLKEGQNQLRRAATAHRDQNRNVTLTLVEDAGQEPETAPLGPKGLMHLYSELELSAHNAANRGLRGPGLIISTQEQGPDEGEEKAAGEAEEEEEEDEEEEEEDLSSPPGLPEPLEITEAPPRPQALADGPREHSKSASLLFGMRNSAASDEDSSWATLSQGSPSYGSPEDTDSFWNPNAFETDSDLPAGWMRVQDTSGTYYWHIPTGTTQWEPPGRASPSQGSSPREESQLTWTGFAHGEGFEDGEFWKDEPSEEAPMDLGLKDPEVGTLPFPAQSLSPEPLPQEEEKLPPRSASPGIKCFAVCSLGWVEMTEEELAPGRSSVAVNNCIRQLSYHKNNLHDPMAGGWGEGKDLLLQLEDETLKLVEPQSQALLHAQPIVSIRVWGVGRDSGRDFAYVARDKLTQMLKCHVFRCEAPAKNIATSLHEICSKIMAERRSARCLVNGLSLDHSKLVDVPFQVEFPAPKNELVQKFQVYYLGNVPVAKPVGVDVINGALESVLSSSSREQWTPSHVSVAPATLTILHQQTEAVLGECRVRFLSFLAVGRDIHTFAFIMAAGPASFCCHMFWCEPNAASLSEAVQAACMLRYQKCLDARSQASTSCLPAPPAESVARRVGWTVRRGVQSLWGSLKPKRLGAHTP
- the APBB1 gene encoding amyloid beta precursor protein binding family B member 1 isoform X2, producing the protein MRVQDTSGTYYWHIPTGTTQWEPPGRASPSQGSSPREESQLTWTGFAHGEGFEDGEFWKDEPSEEAPMDLGLKDPEVGTLPFPAQSLSPEPLPQEEEKLPPRSASPGIKCFAVCSLGWVEMTEEELAPGRSSVAVNNCIRQLSYHKNNLHDPMAGGWGEGKDLLLQLEDETLKLVEPQSQALLHAQPIVSIRVWGVGRDSGRDFAYVARDKLTQMLKCHVFRCEAPAKNIATSLHEICSKIMAERRSARCLVNGLSLDHSKLVDVPFQVEFPAPKNELVQKFQVYYLGNVPVAKPVGVDVINGALESVLSSSSREQWTPSHVSVAPATLTILHQQTEAVLGECRVRFLSFLAVGRDIHTFAFIMAAGPASFCCHMFWCEPNAASLSEAVQAACMLRYQKCLDARSQASTSCLPAPPAESVARRVGWTVRRGVQSLWGSLKPKRLGAHTP